The following are encoded together in the Coregonus clupeaformis isolate EN_2021a chromosome 24, ASM2061545v1, whole genome shotgun sequence genome:
- the LOC121537268 gene encoding uncharacterized protein LOC121537268 — protein sequence MPVSGFAVDVGDVYSPGSERSHSNRSQDCANKFHSLIFGPRLLKSFNQPKHRTEIRGMTYNGRSQRFIILDSRGCSSWSVSCGCPSLKRELAFPKYHFNIIIKILYCKKMNVYFGLGKDYSLRVYNKDFKETERATTESRNLVTHLLFNPVRNELITCGDCVRFWSYQQMETDTFNQHVSMANYGLVLRQEFLLAQGRWCTRMDLDVARQHLYCFSDFSLLCYDMEGTLVSQLKNTKQGMVLASIFAPYSRMLLTASVDFEIKAWSEAAHLLHVFEGHNRPVTNLVLHPDTPSIFISGSLDGTIRLWCLDTLTQLCSIMCVEGFLGLGLTEEGLLYAWSLRNMQLYQLNHFLDFWSHLRYPALSFTLCKAQDKTTRLLTLGEGNSLHIFSCTDGKKLCMMPPHTFLSPLKVLPNFAYGRASGVIALLLSSWEIWVYTARTDPVCLVAVLDIRELQQLNAYIKPKDRACVKSGQGVCAPSLDVSCKSQIWECSSLGFLSSPVCYWTGEGLVCADATNFILCGMKDGRILFMDVIIRNLKYCEIKVHKDPVVWMSHDVDHGQLLNMCVQSSSKLVQIWSLPMLEPLHQVTVHSDVTVFSRMLTVPGLPVRGCGSGQLPEGREQGKDWRMGWTG from the exons ATGCCAGTGTCTGGGTTTGCTGTGGATGTCGGAGATGTATACAGTCCTGGAAGCGAGAGGTCTCATTCCAACAGGTCTCAAGACTGCGCCAACAAGTTTCATTCGCTCATCTTCGGTCCCCGGTTGTTGAAGAGTTTCAATCAGCCTAAGCACCGGACAGAGATCAGAGGAA TGACTTACAATGGCAGAAGCCAAAGGTTTATCATCCTGGACTCACGTGGATGCTCTAGTTGGTCTGTGTCTTGCGGTTGTCCTTCAT TGAAGAGAGAGTTAGCCTTCCCCAAGTACCACTTCAACATTATCATCAAAATCCTCTACTGTAAGAAAATGAATGTCTATTTTGGACTGGGAAAGGATTATTCACTCAGG GTGTACAATAAGGACTTTAAGGAGACGGAGAGGGCGACCACGGAGAGCCGCAATCTGGTCACTCACCTGCTCTTCAACCCGGTCAGGAATGAGCTCATCACATGTGGTGACTGTGTCAGG TTTTGGAGTTACCAGCAAATGGAGACTGATACTTTCAATCAACATGTATCAATGGCAAATTATGGCCTCGTTCTCAG GCAGGAGTTTCTGTTGGCCCAGGGGCGCTGGTGTACCCGTATGGACCTGGACGTGGCCCGCCAGCACCTCTACTGCTTCTCAGACTTCAGTCTGCTGTGCTACGACATGGAGGGCACCCTGGTGTCCCAGCTGAAGAACACCAAGCAGGGCATGGTGCTGGCCTCCATCTTCGCCCCTTACTCCAGGATGCTGCTCACTGCATCCGTTGACTTTGAGA TCAAAGCGTGGAGTGAGGCGGCCCATCTCCTCCATGTGTTCGAGGGCCATAACCGACCTGTCACCAACCTGGTCCTGCACCCTGACACCCCCTCCATCTTCATCTCTGGCTCTCTGGATGGTACCATCCGCCTCTGGTGCCTGGACACCCTGACCCAGCTCTGCAG TATAATGTGTGTGGAGGGGTTTCTGGGACTGGGGCTGACAGAGGAGGGACTGCTGTATGCCTGGTCTCTGAGGAACATGCAGCTCTACCAACTTAACCACTTCCTGGACTTCTGGAGCCACCTGCGTTACCCAGCCCTCTCCTTCACACTGTGCAAGGCCCAGGACAAGACTACACGCCTTCTCACCCTGGGGGAGGGCAACAG CCTCCACATCTTCTCTTGTACGGATGGTAAGAAGCTGTGCATGATGCCCCCACACACCTTCCTCTCACCGCTGAAAGTCCTGCCAAACTTTGCCTATGGCCGGGCCAGTGGGGTCATCGCCCTTCTGCTCAGCTCCTGGGAGATATGGGTCTACACAGCCAG GACTGACCCAGTGTGCCTTGTGGCTGTGTTGGACATCAGGGAGCTGCAGCAGCTCAATGCTTACATCAAGCCAAAGGACAGGGCATGTGTAAAGAG TGGTCAAGGGGTCTGTGCACCTTCATTAGACGTCTCCTGTAAGAGCCAGATCTGGGAGTGTAGTAGCCTGGGATTTCTCAGCTCTCCTGTCTGCTACTGGACTGGCGAGGGACTGGTCTGTGCAGATGCCACCAACTTCATACTGTGTGGCATGAAG GACGGAAGAATACTATTCATGGATGTCATCATTCGAAATCTGAAATACTGTGAGATTAAAGTCCACAAAGATCCT GTGGTGTGGATGTCCCATGATGTGGACCATGGCCAGCTGCTCAACATGTGTGTCCAGTCCTCCAGCAAGCTGGTGCAGATCTGGAGCCTTCCCATGCTGGAGCCACTACACCAGGTGACCGTCCACAGTGATGTCACCGTCTTCAGCAGGATG CTTACTGTGCCTGGGCTTCCAGTCAGGGGCTGTGGAAGTGGTCAGCTTCCAGAAGGAAGAGAGCAGGGGAAGGACTGGAGGATGGGCTGGACAGGCTAA